Proteins co-encoded in one Ictalurus furcatus strain D&B chromosome 9, Billie_1.0, whole genome shotgun sequence genomic window:
- the exoc5 gene encoding exocyst complex component 5: MATTAQLFEEPFDADEYIERLAWRTPGGGSKGGAEAFDPKKLLEEFVNHIEELKLLDERIQRKVEKLEQQCHREAKEFAHKVQELQRSNQVAFQHFQELDDHISYVATKVCHLGDQLEGVNTPRQRAVEAQRLMTYFNEFLDGELRSDVFNNPEKIKEAADIIQKLHLIAQELPFDRFADVKAKIASKYHDLERQLIQEFTAAQRRGEIGRMREVAAVLLHFKGYAHCIDVYIKQCQEGAYLQSDVFDDTALLCQRVNKQVGEVFCSPEMVMAKLIQNIFENKLQTHVKEGLETRSSELEQYLKNLYDLYTRTTALAAKLTEFNLGSDKHTFLSKLIKSIFSSYLDSYIDMERQYLQSRSASILQRYYDSKNHQKRPVGTGSIQELKERIRQRTNLPLGPSIDTHGETFLSQEVVVNLLQETRHAFQRCNKLSDPADLPKNAYSIFLLLVEHLCVDHIDYALEIGLSAIPSADAKNANLYFLDVVQQANTIFHLFDKQFNDHLMPLISASPKLTECLQKKKEVIDQMEVKLDTGIDRTLNCMIGQMKHILATEQKKTDFRPEDENNAMTALQYTTACSKVCAYVSKQVECVRRSMDGKNVDTVLAELGVRFHRLIHEHLQQFSYTSMGGMLAICDVAEYRRCAKDFRVPLVLQLFDTLHALCNLLVVVPDNLKQVCSGDQLTNLDKNLLHAFVQLRADYRSARLGRHFS; this comes from the exons ATGGCTACGACGGCGCAATTATTTGAG GAACCGTTTGATGCAGATGAGTACATTGAGCGACTGGCCTGGAGAACTCCAGGGGGTGGTTCAAAAGGAGGAGCAGAAGCATTTGACCCTAAAAA GCTGCTAGAAGAGTTTGTTAACCACATAGAAGAACTGAAACTGCTGGACGAGAGGATCCAGAGGAAAGTTGAGAAGCTTGAACAGCAGTGCCATCGGGAAGCCAAAGAGTTTGCACATAAAGTCCAGGAGCTGCAAAGGAGCAACCAG GTCGCCTTTCAGCATTTCCAAGAGCTGGATGACCACATCAGCTACGTGGCCACTAAGGTGTGTCACCTGGGAGACCAGCTGGAGGGCGTGAACACTCCAAGGCAGAGGGCTGTGGAGGCCCAGAGACTTATGACCTACTTCAATGAATTCCTGGATGGGGAGTTGCGCAGTGATGTCTTTAACAACCCTGAGAAG ATAAAGGAAGCTGCTGACATCATTCAGAAGTTGCACCTGATTGCTCAGGAGTTGCCGTTTGACAG ATTTGCTGATGTGAAGGCCAAGATAGCAA GTAAATACCATGACTTGGAGCGGCAGCTGATCCAGGAGTTCACAGCTGCTCAGCGCAGAGGGGAAATAGGCCGCATGAGAGAAGTGGCTGCAGTCCTGCTACATTTCAAG GGCTATGCCCATTGTATAGATGTCTACATCAAGCAGTGCCAAGAG GGTGCATACTTGCAAAGCGACGTGTTTGATGACACTGCTCTTCTCTGTCAGCGGGTCAATAAGCAGGTGGGCGAGGTCTTCTGTAGCCCAGAAATGGTCATGGCCAAACTCATCCAAAACATCTTTGAGAACAAGTTACAG ACACATGTAAAAGAAGGACTTGAGACTCGTTCCAGTGAATTGGAGCAATACCTCAAAAACCTCTATGACCTCTACACCAG GACCACAGCTTTGGCTGCTAAACTAACGGAGTTTAACTTGGGTTCGGACAAACACACCTTCCTATCCAAACTGATTAAGAGCATCTTCTCCTCCTACCTGGATAGCTACATAGACATGGAGCGGCAGTATCTGCAGTCTCGTAGCGCTTCAATTCTGCAACGATACTACGACTCGAAGAACCACCAAAAACGTCCTGTAGGCACAGGAag TATCCAGGAGCTGAAAGAGCGGATCAGGCAGCGCACTAACCTGCCTTTGGGTCCCAGTATTGACACGCATGGAGAAACCTTTCTCTCACAGGAGGTTGTGGTCAATCTGCTGCAGGAGACACGTCACGCCTTCCAGAGATGCAACAAG CTGTCTGACCCAGCTGATCTCCCTAAAAATGCCTACTCTATCTTCCTGCTGCTTGTAGAGCACCTTTGTGTGGACCATATTGACTATGCTTTGGAGATTGGCCTTTCAG CTATTCCTTCTGCAGATGCCAAAAACGCCAACCTCTATTTCTTGGATGTGGTGCAGCAGGCTAACACTATTTTTCATCTCTTTGATAAGCAGTTTAATGATCATCTCATGCCTCTTATTAG CGCTTCACCTAAGCTTACGGAGTGTTTGCAAAAGAAAAAGGAGGTGATTGATCAGATGGAAGTGAAACTAGATACCGGCATTGACCG AACACTGAACTGCATGATCGGCCAGATGAAACATATTCTGGCCACTGAGCAAAAGAAAACCGACTTCAGGCCAGAAGATGAGAACAATGCAATGACtgcactacagtacactaca GCATGCTCTAAGGTATGTGCCTACGTGAGTAAGCAGGTGGAGTGTGTACGGAGGTCTATGGATGGAAAAAATGTGGACACGGTGCTGGCTGAGCTGGGCGTGCGCTTTCACAGGCTCATCCATGAGCACCTGCAACAGTTCAGCTACACTTCCATGGGAGGCATGCTGGCCATCTGCGATGTGGCAGAGTACCGCCGCTGCGCCAAAGACTTCCGG GTTCCTCTGGTCCTGCAGCTCTTTGACACGTTGCACGCTCTATGTAACCTTCTGGTTGTTGTTCCTGACAATCTGAAGCAGGTTTGCTCTGGAGATCAGCTCACAAACCTGGACAAGAATCTCCTGCATGCCTTTGTGCAGCTCAGAGCGGACTATCGCTCAGCTAGACTGGGCCGCCATTTTAGCTAA
- the ap5m1 gene encoding AP-5 complex subunit mu-1, giving the protein MSIRALWVITHEKGESVKLQFSRRYPTVEFRAKTFAGAHYVSVPEDCDIAQLLLTELGLADPDKPYIVARDDCSREQRSPALELRVGSSGGRTVWPVLTIVQGGLILACLPLIEVPPDPRPPLPSLASISQGLSLLSSLQGFLCGTGGKAPEPDVLVSRLATLPSVLMQVCPLGTPLDTLPQSGMLPAALAPGPGGAQKQPAWKTGVHRGRAVVSVALTEMVRSMQYGNQSKQDLWDVHGTVTCKCEVEGVLPNVTVTLTLPPNGSPLQDILVHPCVTSLDSSILTASSVEDNDGSAFSGPYKFPFSPPLEPFRLCSYTSQVPVPPILGSYHLKSDNNQLKLNVVLKLHESIRNSFEYCEAHLPFFNRNLMGNVDIKVTSGQLEVSKEKNLIVWFLGQKFPKSREVTLEGTIHFSGHLAGPSDPMCTDITAYMKLYFRVPDLTLSGCCVDQHSVQVYSSTKPRIITTRELLSSEYYIWNSTGDTPVSSGPVIL; this is encoded by the exons ATGAGTATCCGAGCGCTGTGGGTTATCACCCACGAAAAGGGTGAATCTGTAAAACTGCAATTTTCCAG GCGGTACCCCACAGTGGAGTTTCGTGCTAAAACCTTTGCTGGAGCTCACTATGTGTCTGTTCCTGAGGATTGTGACATAGCCCAGCTCTTACTGACTGAACTGGGCCTGGCAGACCCTGACAAGCCTTACATTGTTGCAAGGGATGACTGTTCCCGCGAGCAGCGATCTCCTGCACTGGAGCTTCGTGTTGGTAGCTCAGGTGGGAGAACCGTATGGCCAGTCCTAACCATCGTCCAGGGTGGACTAATCCTTGCCTGTCTCCCACTGATCGAAGTCCCACCTGATCCTCGACCTCCCCTTCCCAGCCTGGCTTCCATCTCTCAGGGCTTATCCCTGTTATCTAGCCTACAGGGCTTCCTTTGTGGCACAGGGGGTAAAGCCCCAGAGCCGGATGTGCTTGTCTCTCGCTTGGCAACCCTTCCTTCAGTACTGATGCAGGTTTGTCCATTAGGGACCCCCCTGGACACTCTTCCTCAGTCTGGGATGCTGCCTGCAGCTTTGGCTCCAGGCCCTGGTGGTGCTCAGAAACAGCCTGCGTGGAAAACAGGGGTTCATAGAGGGAGAGCAGTGGTAAGCGTGGCCCTCACAGAGATGGTGAGGTCCATGCAGTATGGAAACCAGAGCAAACAGGATCTGTGGGATGTGCATGGgacagtaacatgcaaa TGTGAAGTGGAGGGTGTTCTGCCCAATGTCACGGTCACCCTCACGCTGCCGCCCAATGGCTCACCACTGCAGGATATCCTAGTGCACCCCTGCGTGACGTCGCTAGATTCCAGTATTCTTACAGCTAGTAGTGTGGAGGACAACGATGGCTCGGCCTTTTCAGGGCCATACAAATTTCCTTTCTCTCCACCTTTGGAGCCTTTCCGACTCTGTAGTTATACCTCCCAG GTACCTGTGCCGCCTATTCTTGGTTCCTACCATCTGAAGTCGGACAACAACCAACTCAAGCTCAACGTAGTCCTCAAACTCCACGAGAGTATCAGAAACAGCTTTGAATACTGTGAAGCACATCTGCCATTTTTCAACAG AAACCTAATGGGCAACGTGGATATAAAAGTGACCTCAGGACAGTTAGAAGTTTCTAAAGAGAAGAATCTGATCGTTTGGTTTCTTG GTCAGAAATTTCCAAAGTCACGAGAGGTAACTCTTGAAGGTACGATTCATTTCTCAGGGCATCTTGCTGGACCATCAGACCCTATGTGTACAGATATCACTGCATATATGAAA CTTTACTTCCGAGTTCCTGATTTGACTTTATCTGGATGCTGTGTGGACCAACACTCTGTACAAGTGTATTCCTCAACAAAGCCACGTATCATCACAA CACGAGAACTGTTGTCCTCTGAATACTACATCTGGAACTCCACTGGAGATACCCCTGTGTCTTCTGGACCTGTGATACTGTAG
- the naa30 gene encoding N-alpha-acetyltransferase 30, with amino-acid sequence MAEVPPGPNTLPASSAEIISLPVDGCSFLGNNEKLDRGRGDVLAPGTEAQQATEPKGIVKLSQNSVHHLNSPAQLHSLPAQLNGIASHPEHDEHRGHKIAQNHVQHRAHRATDCQCTASGYVDSIDGRGSRKLACNNRGNSLPSNGVDFPDPAAITELGSSDQLERESTCLKAELGRTVCRSECNDNVQKAAGDRERGLGPQGSGAEEAPLEDQIAKLSVSTQALDHSPITYVRYESELQMPDIIRLITKDLSEPYSIYTYRYFIHNWPQLCFLAMVEKNCVGAIVCKLDMHKKMFRRGYIAMLAVDSKFRRKGIGTNLVKKAIYAMVEGDCDEVVLETEITNKSALKLYENLGFVRDKRLFRYYLNGVDALRLKLWLR; translated from the exons ATGGCTGAAGTGCCGCCTGGGCCTAACACACTGCCTGCGTCCTCGGCCGAAATTATATCGCTGCCCGTGGATGGCTGCTCGTTCCTGGGGAACAATGAGAAATTGGACCGTGGCCGAGGAGATGTTCTAGCTCCGGGGACAGAGGCGCAACAAGCCACTGAGCCCAAAGGGATAGTTAAATTGAGCCAGAACAGCGTTCATCACCTTAACTCGCCTGCTCAGCTGCATTCTTTACCGGCCCAGCTCAACGGCATCGCTAGCCATCCGGAGCACGACGAGCACCGCGGCCATAAAATCGCTCAAAACCACGTCCAGCACCGAGCGCACCGAGCGACCGACTGTCAGTGCACTGCCTCGGGTTATGTGGACAGTATTGACGGGCGGGGAAGCAGGAAATTAGCGTGTAACAACCGCGGCAACTCGTTACCCAGTAACGGAGTCGACTTCCCCGATCCCGCGGCCATAACCGAGCTCGGCTCTTCGGatcagctggagagagagagtacgtgTCTGAAAGCCGAGCTCGGCAGGACTGTGTGTCGCTCCGAGTGTAACGATAATGTGCAGAAAGCAGCGGGGGACAGAGAGCGAGGCCTGGGGCCGCAGGGATCTGGAGCTGAGGAGGCACCACTAGAAGATCAGATAGCAAAGCTGTCAGTGAGCACACAGGCATTGGATCACAGCCCCATCACTTATGTGAGATACGAGTCCGAGCTGCAGATGCCGGATATAATCAGGCTCATAACTAAAGACTTGTCCGAGCCTTACTCTATTTACACCTATAGGTACTTCATTCACAACTGGCCCCAGCTCTGCTTTCTG GCAATGGTGGAGAAAAACTGTGTTGGTGCCATTGTATGCAAGTTGGACATGCACAAGAAGATGTTCAGGCGGGGATACATTGCCATGCTCGCTGTGGACTCCAAATTTCGCAGGAAAGGCATCG GTACAAACCTTGTTAAAAAGGCCATCTATGCCATGGTGGAAGGGGACTGTGATGAG GTGGTGCTGGAGACCGAAATCACCAACAAATCAGCCCTGAAACTTTATGAGAATCTGGGCTTTGTCAGGGACAAGCGGCTGTTCAGATACTATTTAAATGGAGTGGACGCTCTCCGGCTCAAGCTGTGGCTACGCTGA